One window of the Niallia circulans genome contains the following:
- a CDS encoding molybdenum cofactor guanylyltransferase has translation MQQPIVGILLAGGKSSRFGSPKMFAEHNGKAFYHHSLDAITPFVKHVYMVTQPHYVDQIKSAEADVSILIDLPSIKEKGPLAGIYSAMQENRSTWYLVIPTDVPFMTEATIHLIVKEIQPGYQAIIPSCKGRLQPLVGVYHATVAPLIEEMLQAGDYAVYQLLQKLKVKTVEVEDEEPFYNLNYQRDYDYLIKK, from the coding sequence ATGCAGCAACCTATCGTTGGTATTTTATTGGCAGGAGGAAAATCAAGCCGCTTTGGTTCGCCGAAGATGTTTGCCGAGCATAATGGAAAAGCTTTTTATCATCATAGTCTGGATGCTATTACCCCTTTTGTTAAACATGTATACATGGTAACGCAGCCGCATTATGTAGATCAGATAAAAAGTGCAGAGGCAGATGTTTCTATCCTGATAGATTTGCCTTCTATAAAAGAAAAAGGCCCGCTTGCCGGGATATATTCTGCCATGCAGGAAAATCGAAGTACATGGTATTTAGTCATCCCTACCGATGTCCCATTTATGACAGAAGCTACGATTCATTTGATCGTAAAGGAAATCCAGCCTGGATATCAGGCAATTATTCCATCTTGTAAAGGAAGGTTACAACCTTTAGTCGGTGTATATCATGCGACCGTTGCTCCTCTCATTGAGGAAATGCTGCAAGCTGGGGACTATGCTGTTTATCAGCTCCTTCAAAAGCTAAAGGTAAAAACAGTTGAGGTGGAAGATGAAGAGCCTTTTTACAATTTGAATTATCAGCGGGATTACGATTATCTAATAAAGAAGTAG
- the cyoE gene encoding heme o synthase yields MNINKDTKQQLQKPLYKWTVHDLLLLIKCKVLLANVLPVLTSFLLALNILREGFLDYWMEFIFVLLGSTLVMGGALVLNNWYDVDIDSIMERTQKRPTVTGNVPLQTVLILGIGFTIAGFIFLLMVNMKTTLFAFIGWFTYVFLYTMWSKRRYAFNTLIGSLSGAVTPLMGWAAVGSILHKIPLALFLLLFIWQMPHTYAIAIKKFQEYADAKVAMLPVVSGITKTKYHMLFYIACLLPIPFLLASFGKVFVIVTFVFTMGWLILALSGFLVRDQWKWAHWNFLYSVNYLMIIFIYMTILTLCFKVK; encoded by the coding sequence ATGAACATAAATAAGGATACGAAGCAGCAATTACAGAAGCCTCTTTATAAATGGACAGTTCACGATTTATTATTGTTAATTAAATGTAAGGTATTATTAGCTAATGTTTTGCCAGTGCTGACTTCCTTTCTATTAGCACTGAACATCCTTAGAGAAGGATTTTTAGATTACTGGATGGAATTTATCTTTGTTTTACTTGGTTCAACTTTGGTAATGGGAGGAGCATTGGTACTGAATAATTGGTATGACGTGGATATTGATTCCATCATGGAGCGTACGCAAAAGCGCCCAACCGTAACAGGTAATGTGCCACTGCAGACGGTGCTTATTTTAGGAATAGGCTTCACGATAGCTGGCTTTATTTTTTTACTGATGGTGAATATGAAGACTACGTTATTTGCGTTCATCGGTTGGTTTACGTATGTCTTTTTATATACAATGTGGTCTAAACGCCGCTATGCTTTTAATACATTGATAGGCAGTTTATCAGGGGCTGTGACCCCATTGATGGGATGGGCGGCAGTTGGGTCTATTCTTCATAAAATCCCACTTGCCTTATTTTTGCTTTTGTTTATCTGGCAAATGCCTCACACCTATGCCATCGCTATTAAAAAGTTTCAAGAGTATGCGGACGCGAAGGTAGCAATGCTGCCAGTTGTATCGGGAATAACTAAAACAAAATATCACATGTTATTTTATATTGCATGTCTGTTACCAATTCCCTTTCTCCTTGCTTCATTTGGAAAAGTATTTGTGATCGTGACATTTGTTTTCACAATGGGCTGGCTTATTTTAGCTTTATCGGGATTCTTGGTAAGAGATCAATGGAAATGGGCGCATTGGAATTTTTTATACTCTGTGAATTACTTAATGATCATATTTATTTACATGACTATCCTCACTCTTTGCTTCAAAGTTAAGTAG